GCGGCGGGGAGCCCCCGCTCAGCAGGACGGCGCGGTCAGGCGGACGGCGTGCCGAGGTCGCGCTCCATGCGGCGCAGCGTGCCGTCCATGCGGAGCCGGGCCAGCGCCTCGGTGGCGACGAGGGCACCCGGGACGGTGACGACGAGGACGGTGACGGCGGCGAGCTGGAGCGACAGCAGCTCGCCCGAGGTCACGACCTCGAGCAGCGCGAGCGCGAGCAGCACGAGGCAGGCGGGCACCAGGACCCGCGTCACCGTGCGGGCGGCGGCGCGGTAGACGGGGGCGGGGATGGCGTCGGACGGCGAGCTGACGACGGCGGTGGGGAAGGCCATGGGACCTGTACGGCGCGGGAGCACCGGACCTTGAGCGCGACGGACGGACCGTCCCGGGGCGGCGGGTACCCTTCTCCGCGGTGACGTGTCCGAGCGGCCTAAGGAGCACGCCTCGAAAGCGTGTGAGGGGGAGACTCCTCCGTGGGTTCAAATCCCACCGTCACCGCCAGGCACGCCCGACGCCGGGTCCCCCAGGGGCCCGGCGTCCGTGCGTCCGGGGCGGGTGGCCGACCCACGGCGCCGGCCGGATGATCGCGCCATGCCGATCCCCACGACCTCCTACGCCCACGTCCGGCTCACCGTCACCGACATCGACCGCTCCCGCGCCTTCTACGACGCCGTCTTCGGACTCCCGGTGGCCTTCGAGGTGCCGCCGGGCGCCGACGAGCAGACGCGCGAGCAGCTGGGCTTCCTCTTCGGCGGTGTCATCTACCGCCTGGGCGACCAGCTGCTGGGGCTGCGCCCGGTCGCGACGGACCGCTTCGACGAGGACCGCACCGGCCTGGACCACCTGAGCTTCCGGGTCGGCTCGCGCGCGGTGCTCGACGACGCCGTCACCGTCCTCGACGACCTCGGCGTCCCCCACGGGGGCGTCAAGGACATCGGCGCGGGGCACGTGGTGGAGTTCCGCGACCCCGACGGCATCGCCCTGGAGCTGTACGCCGCCCCGGCCTGACCGGCACGGGGCGCGCGGCAGGAACCTCGGCCCGGAGGGAGTCACCGCGGCGTCCACGACGTTGTCCAGGGTGATGACGACGACACCGGCCGCCGCCCCGTCCGCAGCACCGACCACCCCGCCCCGACCGCCGCGGCCCCTGCTCGACGTCCGCCGCATCTACCTCGAGCCCGAGGCCGCGGAGCTTCCCCGTGGGCAGCAGGTGCTGGCCCGCTGGCCGGACGCCGAGCGGGTCGAGGTCGCGAGCCACTGGCAGATCCCGGAGCTCGCGGGCGACGAGGCCAACGTCCGCCGCTGGGTCCGCATCAAGACCGAGGCGCTGGTGCTCGGGGTCAAGAAGTCGCTCACCGCCCGGCGCAACGGCCGCAGCAGCGACTGGATCGCCCCCTCGACCGCCAACGGCTGCGCCATGGCCTGCGCGTACTGCTACGTGCCGCGGCGCAAGGGCTACAGCAACCCCGTCACGGTGTTCGCCAACATCGACCAGATCACGGGCTACCTCGCCCGCCACGTGCGCCGGCAGGGTCCCAAGACCGAGCCCGACCAGGTCGACCCGTCGGCGTGGGTCTACGACATCGGCGAGAACAGCGACTGCTCCGTCGACGCGCGGCTGTCCGACAACGTCCACGACCTCGTCGACCTGTTCCGCGGCCTGCCCACCGCCAAGGCGTCGTTCGCCACCAAGCACGTCAACCGCGACCTGCTCGGCTGGGACCCGCAGGGGCGCACCCGGGTCCGCTTCAGCCTCATGCCCCACGAGGCGGCCAGGCTGCTCGACGTGCGCACCGACCCGGTCGCGACGCGGATGGCAGCCGTCGACGACTTCGTCGCCGCCGGGTACGAGGTGCACGTCAACCTCAGCCCCGTCGTCGTCCAGGACGGCTGGCTGCAGGCGTGGGACGAGC
The Aquipuribacter hungaricus DNA segment above includes these coding regions:
- a CDS encoding spore photoproduct lyase family protein, with product MTTTPAAAPSAAPTTPPRPPRPLLDVRRIYLEPEAAELPRGQQVLARWPDAERVEVASHWQIPELAGDEANVRRWVRIKTEALVLGVKKSLTARRNGRSSDWIAPSTANGCAMACAYCYVPRRKGYSNPVTVFANIDQITGYLARHVRRQGPKTEPDQVDPSAWVYDIGENSDCSVDARLSDNVHDLVDLFRGLPTAKASFATKHVNRDLLGWDPQGRTRVRFSLMPHEAARLLDVRTDPVATRMAAVDDFVAAGYEVHVNLSPVVVQDGWLQAWDELLVQLDDTTGPAFKAQAAAEVIMLTHNAGLHEVNLGWHPKAEDVLWRPDLQQAKRSETGGINVRYRTGDKGRYVAQLLERVEHRTPWLRVRYAF
- a CDS encoding VOC family protein, with product MPIPTTSYAHVRLTVTDIDRSRAFYDAVFGLPVAFEVPPGADEQTREQLGFLFGGVIYRLGDQLLGLRPVATDRFDEDRTGLDHLSFRVGSRAVLDDAVTVLDDLGVPHGGVKDIGAGHVVEFRDPDGIALELYAAPA